The genomic window GTCGTGCCAGGCGCGGACGGCCTGGTGCAGGGCGCGGCGGGTGGTCTGGTCGGTGGTGCCGAGCCGGTCGGCGATCTCGGTGCAGGTGCGGTCCCAGCTGGACGGGTCGGCGGTGGCGAGCACCCGCGCGGCCGCCTTGAGCGCCTCGTCGATTGACAGGTTGGTCAGCCGTTCCTGCAGCAGGAGCTCGGACAGGGGGCAGGAGCCCAGGATCGCGCTGGTCAGGGCGTCTGCGCCCTGGTTGTGGAGCAGGTCTGCGGGGTCGGTGCCCTGCGGTAGGGGTGCGGCGAAGGTGGGGATGTTGTGCTGGGACACCAGCCAGTGGGCACGTTCGGCGGCCATGCGGCCGGCCAGGTCGGCGTCGGTGGCCACGATGACCGGGCCTCCGAGCTGGGCCAGCTGGGTGGCCTGGTCACCGGTGAGGGCGGTGCCCAGAGGAGCGACCCCCACGTACATGCCGCGGGTGGCCAGGGTGATGGCGTGGGCGTCCATCGGGCCTTCGACGAGGACGGGGGTGGCCCCGGCCGCCAGCAGGCTGGCGTCGGCGCCGTAGAGCTGGTTACCTTTGGAGAACAGGGGTGTGGTGGGGGTGTTGAGGTACTTCGGTCCGGCGTGCGGGGCATCGTCATTGACGGAGGGGTTGCGGCGGCCGATGAATCCGAGCACCTGCCCGCTGGTGTGGTCGGTGATGGGGAAGACGGCCCGGTCGCGGAACCGGTCGATCAGGCGACCGTCCTTGGTGGTGCTGGCCAGCCCGCTGGTTTGCAGCTCGGTGTCGGTGACACCTTGGGCGTGCAGGTGGTTGACCAGCCGGGTCCAGCCTGCGGGGGCGTACCCGGGGCGGACGTGGGGGTGGCCGGCAACGTCCTGGCCGAAGCGGTCGGCGAGGTAGTCCCGTGCCCAGCCCCCTGCGGTCAGTTGTTGCTCGTAGTAGTCCAGGGCCATCGCGTTGACCTGAGCCAGGCGCCGCACCGGAACGGGCGACTCCTTCGCCAGGATGACACGGTCGTAGGCGCGGTCCAGGTCGGTCTCGCTGGGGTCCAGGGGACCCATGAGCGGGCGGTACTGGGCGGCCCAGGCCAGGGATGCGTTGACCCGTGCCATGTCTAGTGGCTCAGTCGGGTCGATGGTTGGGGTATCGGCGGCGATGGTGTTGAGGTGTTCGCGGTACTCCGCTTCGGTGGCCTGTACCGAGTAGTGGTGCGGCTCTAGCTCGGCGTGCTCGTGGTCGTGGTCCTGGTCGGTGTCGACGGCGTCGTGGTGGTGGGTCGGGTCGTCCATGAGAGTGCTGATCGTCCAGGTCATGGCCGCGGCGTCGTCGACGTCGGCGCCCGGTGCGGGGGCGGTGGCGGCGAGGTCCTCCAGCGACCACCCGCGGGCCAGGGCGTGGTCGACGGTGGTGACCAGGGAGGGCCACCAGGGGCTGGCCTGCATCTGCTTGGCACGTTCTGTCCCGAGCTTTTCGGCCAGGGCGGGCACCCAACCCGTGGTGAGGTGGTCGGCGTCGGTCGTGGTGGCGACGGCGGGGGCCAGGTGCTCGGCTATGCGCCACCAGAGTGCGGCGGCGCCGTGATCGTCAGGCAGTGGCTTGTCGGCGGCGGCCTGACGGAGCAGGGTGGCGGCGTCGATGCCGGCGCGGGACGCGGCGGCCAGGCGCTCGGCCAGGATCGGCACGAACCAGTCCGTGCGGGCCAGAGGGGCGACTTGGTCCAGCAACGGGCCCCACTCTCTAAGGGCGGGGGTACGGCCTGCTTGCACCAGGGTCGCGAGGGTGGCTTGGTAGGTCGCGGCGGCCTTGCTGGGGTGGGGGCGGCCGGTGGGTCGTAGGTCGGCGTTGTCGATCTTGTTGACGGCTCGCCATACTCCGACCTTGGCCAACACCTCTGCGGCCGGGCGGGCGGCGCCTTGGCAGGCCCAGTCCGGTGTCGGCCCGGTGACGGCGTGGTCGGTGACCTGTTGGGCCAACGTGGTGACCCGCTGTGCCCGCTGGGTGAGGTAGGCCCCCCAGGTCGGGTCCTGCCCCAGGGTTTCGGGGACGGCTGGGATCCACGGCAGCGGGCCGGGCTTGGTGTTGCGCATCCCGGTGTCGTCCAGACGCCAATCCACGACGGAGGCAGGGTCGGCCGCAGTGTCGATCTCGCGGGACAACACTGCCTCACGCAGCACCTGGACCGGGTGGGCCCCGGCGGCGGCCATGAGGCTCAGGTGCGCGCGCAGGGTCGGCCACGCGGGAGCTTCGCTCATCCCAGGAACGAACCGCTCGGCGGCATCGTCCAGACGGACGAGCCCTTCGGTACCCACGTTCTTCGCTGCTGCGGTGTAGAGAGCGTCGACGTAGCGGGCGGTGGCCTCACCGAGGAGGACGGTCGGGTCGTCCAGGCTGGTCAGCATGGTGCTGGCTGAGGTCGGGGACTCGTCGCGGGCCAGGATCGTCTCGAGGAGGTCGGTCCCGGTGCGGGGGTTGATGGTGTCCGGTTTGATGACGTTGTGCTCGTCACCGTCGCCGACGACTTGCAGGTAGACGTGGTTGGCGTGCCGACCGCGGGTCATCATCGTGTACAACTGCTGGCGAGACTCAGCCCCCGTGGCCAGGGCGTGGGTGACGTCGACGGAGACACCCTGAGCGGTGTGCACGGTAGAGGCGTACCCGAGCTCGACGTTGGCGGCCACGTAGTCGGCCGGCAAGATGATTTTGCGCCCGCTCCCGCGGTGCTGAACCGCCAGGGCACCGGTGTCACGCACCTCAAGCACGGTCCAACGGTCCCCGTTCTTCACCCAGTCGGTGACCGCCGTGCGCAACCGGCGGTCGTTCGCCCGGGTGATAACCACATCCCCGGTGGAGGCACGGTTACCGTCCGACAGGCTCGTCTCCGGCCCGGGAAGTTCGACGCCTTCGAGTCGGTCGCGCCGGGCGCGCAGGTTCAGTTCGGCGACCAACTCACGGGTCGGGGCCAGCATGATCGCGTCCCGCCCCTGGCCCCGGTCCGCGCGCCAGGCCTCGAAAACGTCGTCGGTCATCGTGGCCAGGTCCCCGACGTGGACCCGCCTCGCGTCCAGGTAGAACCCGAGGGCGGAGGGCAAGCCGTCGCGCAACTCCAAGGACGCGGCACCTTCCCCCGTGCCAGTGAAGCGCATCAGCTCGGTCAGGTGCAGCGCGCCGTGGGTGGCCCGGATGTCACGAAGCACGCCACCGGCGCCGACGGAGGCCAGTTGCTGGTCGTCACCGATGAGCCGTACTGAGGCGCCGCGGGAGGTGATGAAGTCCACGGCAACGTCGAGGGAGAGAGTGTCGACCATTCCGGCTTCGTCGATCAGGACCAGGGTGCGTTCGTCCATACTCGTAGCCCATCCGGGCAACTCCGCGGGGGAGTGCTGAAGGTGCCAGACGAGTTTGGCGAGGGTGTCTGCTTGGGTCTGCGCGTTCTCCCGCAACACCGCAGCTGCTGCTGCGGACGGGGCCAACCCGATCACGGTGCCACCCGAGGACTCCCACGCACTGGCCAGGGCCCGCATCGCGGTCGTCTTTCCTGAGCCGGCCGGGGCGATCGCCAGTTGCACCCGCGCCCCGGAAGTAGCCATCGCCCGCACGAGGGCGCCCTGCCCCGCGTTGAGATGGACGCCGTTGGCCACCGACTCCAGCAGCGCCAACTCGACGTCCTGGGCCTGGGCGCGGCGCCCGTCGGTGCGTCCTGCAGCGTCCACCAACCGAGCTTCGGCCTCCAGAACGGCGCTGGAGGTGAACCACCGCGAGCCAGCGATCGTGTAGACGCTGGCCCCGTCGGCTCGGCGCAGCGACTCAGGTTCTACCGCCGGGTCCTCGTTCGTCCCCCGCATCGCCATGCTGGACGTCAGGGCTGTCTCGGTGAGCTGTTCCACCAGCGCCTCGACCTGGTCCAGCCTCACGTCGGCACCCCGGACGCGACGTTCGGCCTCGGCCCGCACGTGCCACACCTGCCACGCTGAGCGCGACGTCTGCACGGTGCCCAGGACCCGCTGTGCGGTCTTGTTGATCCAGGCTCGGTCGACCCGTTCCCCGACCCCGTGGGTGCGGGTCCCGGCCAGGGTGGTGGTCACCATCGCGTGCAGCTGGCTCTGGTCACCGAGGACGCGGAGGGCTTCGGCCTGCCAGACCTCGCGTTGTTCTGCCTCGGAGCGGGGCTCGTGCTTGGCTTCCCGTGTCTCCAAGGTGGCCTGTTGCGCCAGTTGGATTGACTCGATCGGGTTGGGTGGCCGGCCGTGTTCGGACTGGAACTTGGCGGCTAGTTCGCTACGGCGGGCCTGGATGCTTGCGCGGCGTGTGGACCACCGTTCGTTGAGTTCTGGGTCGACACCGACGACCTCACGGATGGCCCGCTTGCGGGTGTCCTGGCCCGTGGTGGGGCGTGCGGCGAACGTCAGACCCAGGGGCTGCAGGTGCTTCTCCAGGGCGGTGTTGTAGACCTCGGAGGCTGACACTGTGGCCTTAAACAGCACACTGCCGTCGATGGAGAGCCACCGCCCGTCGGTGACTGTTTGGACCTTGTTGGCGACCGCGACGTGGGTGTGCAGGTCCGGGTCGCCGGCCCGTGAGTCGCGGTGGGTGAACGCGGCGGCGACCATCCCGCAGACGTCGACCTGCTGCACGCCGTCCTTGCCAGTGCGGGTGAACAGGGCTTCCGTCTCCAGGTAGGTCAGGGCGTCGCG from Ornithinimicrobium cryptoxanthini includes these protein-coding regions:
- the mobF gene encoding MobF family relaxase, whose product is MTIHRLTAGSGYDYLTRQVARQDATEVGHSGLGSYYTSKGEAPGVWVGAGMTGIKGLSVGDEVTAEQMTRLFGTGEHPLGDESGHSLGRPFKVYGGRDDVTPFRIEVARRCEARNKSLGLPVDHPIPVEERAEIRTLVGTQMFLKEHGRAPADARELAGLIAKQSRPKTTAVAGFDLTFSPVKSVSTLWAVADRPLAQQIEAAHQAAVRDALTYLETEALFTRTGKDGVQQVDVCGMVAAAFTHRDSRAGDPDLHTHVAVANKVQTVTDGRWLSIDGSVLFKATVSASEVYNTALEKHLQPLGLTFAARPTTGQDTRKRAIREVVGVDPELNERWSTRRASIQARRSELAAKFQSEHGRPPNPIESIQLAQQATLETREAKHEPRSEAEQREVWQAEALRVLGDQSQLHAMVTTTLAGTRTHGVGERVDRAWINKTAQRVLGTVQTSRSAWQVWHVRAEAERRVRGADVRLDQVEALVEQLTETALTSSMAMRGTNEDPAVEPESLRRADGASVYTIAGSRWFTSSAVLEAEARLVDAAGRTDGRRAQAQDVELALLESVANGVHLNAGQGALVRAMATSGARVQLAIAPAGSGKTTAMRALASAWESSGGTVIGLAPSAAAAAVLRENAQTQADTLAKLVWHLQHSPAELPGWATSMDERTLVLIDEAGMVDTLSLDVAVDFITSRGASVRLIGDDQQLASVGAGGVLRDIRATHGALHLTELMRFTGTGEGAASLELRDGLPSALGFYLDARRVHVGDLATMTDDVFEAWRADRGQGRDAIMLAPTRELVAELNLRARRDRLEGVELPGPETSLSDGNRASTGDVVITRANDRRLRTAVTDWVKNGDRWTVLEVRDTGALAVQHRGSGRKIILPADYVAANVELGYASTVHTAQGVSVDVTHALATGAESRQQLYTMMTRGRHANHVYLQVVGDGDEHNVIKPDTINPRTGTDLLETILARDESPTSASTMLTSLDDPTVLLGEATARYVDALYTAAAKNVGTEGLVRLDDAAERFVPGMSEAPAWPTLRAHLSLMAAAGAHPVQVLREAVLSREIDTAADPASVVDWRLDDTGMRNTKPGPLPWIPAVPETLGQDPTWGAYLTQRAQRVTTLAQQVTDHAVTGPTPDWACQGAARPAAEVLAKVGVWRAVNKIDNADLRPTGRPHPSKAAATYQATLATLVQAGRTPALREWGPLLDQVAPLARTDWFVPILAERLAAASRAGIDAATLLRQAAADKPLPDDHGAAALWWRIAEHLAPAVATTTDADHLTTGWVPALAEKLGTERAKQMQASPWWPSLVTTVDHALARGWSLEDLAATAPAPGADVDDAAAMTWTISTLMDDPTHHHDAVDTDQDHDHEHAELEPHHYSVQATEAEYREHLNTIAADTPTIDPTEPLDMARVNASLAWAAQYRPLMGPLDPSETDLDRAYDRVILAKESPVPVRRLAQVNAMALDYYEQQLTAGGWARDYLADRFGQDVAGHPHVRPGYAPAGWTRLVNHLHAQGVTDTELQTSGLASTTKDGRLIDRFRDRAVFPITDHTSGQVLGFIGRRNPSVNDDAPHAGPKYLNTPTTPLFSKGNQLYGADASLLAAGATPVLVEGPMDAHAITLATRGMYVGVAPLGTALTGDQATQLAQLGGPVIVATDADLAGRMAAERAHWLVSQHNIPTFAAPLPQGTDPADLLHNQGADALTSAILGSCPLSELLLQERLTNLSIDEALKAAARVLATADPSSWDRTCTEIADRLGTTDQTTRRALHQAVRAWHDDPHAVATQQLDNAREVRARIEATARQATEERWAPAGDRLDARLTTQEDWPALARTMQHLHDEGHDVEALARASITDEPLVSSRPAQALRYRLAVIAPTAQATPHAVTGNKPKSHDEDHRIIAPGHDRSEGVPR